Proteins from one Malaya genurostris strain Urasoe2022 chromosome 2, Malgen_1.1, whole genome shotgun sequence genomic window:
- the LOC131428960 gene encoding uncharacterized protein LOC131428960, with product MFTVAQFFEKQQLRVLAVPSSWIRDGFLMWPKIPSNEKLDKLRTSGIEFHGAIKKIPVLAGKKYKSLEAAETAADSLLKQDVSDIETKRRILKQPKTKISDPRPLKDYNKIIQDISSSEKTLQIESNNQIQQGFAEFEETKPSRLPSKLTKEYISGSARIHNPDDPLLKQAIEPQKDHTTYNLLQSQPVSQIKLNSSNSPVPAKIIKSQTKITGPAINLLQNIDTGILEDLTSAVPINVLENQLIEPTLMTDDNIIYINTPTNCSETIRESDFSDAITMVPLKSEVTLRETLTILKTEVTAMRNEMTQLKSDITVSIRLAVEDCLEKSFQRFATILDMERKVASHVLCEVNIAEEHKLIDDEDDLINFNKKLASKQVREEYIKYFSKIIVPVAYYSKGDSACYLIVDCLFTRAFWNAFTWTGISRGTKSKRGFREFANVLQLLLAIVSVGDPTYTSIKLETFCKNRLFRYSKSRCSSKQLRKSTCRLTKKKKDEACSNSVEIDGHDDDDDFSDELIYNTASDPNQTELQPEVEVLISVDDC from the exons ATGTTTACAGTGgcacaattttttgaaaaacaacagcTACGCGTACTTGCTGTTCCGTCTTCATGGATTCGTGACGGGtttttgatgtggccaaagattcCTTCTAATGAAAAGTTAGATAAGTTGcgtacatcaggaatcgaattcCACGGGgccataaaaaaaattccagttCTCGCGGGCAAGAAATATAAATCGCTTGAAGCTGCCGAAACAGCCGCTGACAGTCTTCTGAAGCAAGATGTTTCTGATATCGAAACAAAGCGGAGAATATTAAAGCAACCTAAAACCAAAATATCTGATCCGCGTCCACTCAAAGACTATAACAAGATCATTCAAG ATATTTCATCATCGGAGAAGACTTTGCAAATTGAATCAAACAATCAGATACAACAGGGTTTTGCGGAATTTGAAGAGACGAAACCATCTCGTTTACCATCAAAATTGACAAAGGAATATATTTCCGGATCGGCACGGATTCATAATCCAGATGATCCGCTTCTGAAACAGGCAATTGAACCACAAAAAGATCACACAACGTACAATTTACTGCAGAGTCAACCGGTTtcacaaataaaattaaattcttcGAACTCTCCCGTGCCAGCTAAAATTATTAAAAGTCAGACGAAGATTACTGGTCCAGCAATAAATCTGCTGCAAAATATTGATACTGGAATACTTGAAG ATTTGACATCAGCTGTACCGATAAATGTCTTGGAGAATCAGCTGATCGAACCCACACTAATGACGGATGATAACATCATATACATCAATACACCGACAAACTGTTCCGAAACAATCAGAGAATCAG ATTTTTCGGATGCTATCACGATGGTACCACTGAAGAGCGAGGTAACATTACGAGAGACGTTGACTATTCTAAAAACTGAAGTAACAGCCATGCGAAATGAAATGACTCAATTGAAAAGTGACATTACTGTCTCAATTAGACTTGCTGTTGAAGATTGTTTGGAAAAAAGCTTCCAACGATTCGCGACAATACTCGATATGGAAAGGAAAGTAGCATCACACGTATTATGTGAAGTGAATATAGCAGAGGAGCATAAACTCATTGATGATGAGGATGATCttataaatttcaataaaaagttgGCCAGCAAACAAGTGCGTGAGGAATAC atcaaATATTTCTCCAAAATAATTGTACCAGTTGCATACTACAGTAAAGGAGACTCTGCATGCTATTTGATAGTTGATTGTCTATTCACTCGAGCATTTTGGAATGCTTTCACTTGGACTGGTATTAGTAGAGGAACCAAATCAAAGCGTGGATTCCGCGAATTCGCTAATGTTTTGCAACTTCTTCTCGCCATAGTCAGCGTTGGTGATCCGACATATACCAGTATaaaattggagacattttgcaaAAATCGACTATTTCGTTATTCAAAATCCAGATGTTCCAGTAAGCAGTTACGCAAGTCCACGTGTCGTCTTACAAAAAAGAAGAAGGATGAGGCTTGCAGCAACTCTGTTGAGATTGATGGtcacgatgatgacgatgacttCAGCGATGAGCTGATATATAATACCGCATCTGATCCTAATCAAACCGAGTTGCAACCTGAAGTGGAAGTGTTAATAAGTGTAGATGATTGCTAA